CAGGCCTCCGTGCGTGGGGGTAGGAGAGCACCCCGAGCCCCTATAGCTGTGGGGCGGATCGTGGGCCTAGAACCTTCTAACACTGCCCCTTTTCCCTCCTGCCAGCCTTCCACCATGCCTGCGGGCATGTCCTGGCCTAGTTATCTGAAAATGGCAGTGGCCAGCCTCCTGGCCATGTGTGCCAGTGCCCAAGTGGTGCACAGTTACTACCGGCCCGACCTGACAAGACCTGAAAGTCCACCAAAGCCTGGAGAACTCAAAACAGAGCTCTTGGGACTAAAAGAGAGACAACACAAACCTCAGGTCGCAGAGCAATAAAAACTGTGGAACCCAATGATGCCAAAAATTTGTGAATGGAAGTCTTAAATATGTACTAAACATGACTTATTGTGTCAAACTACTTGTGGCTAAGCACCTAATGCTATGCTAATAGTGAATTGGTGCTTTGTCTATATTCACTGATTAGGTGAACTTTTCATTATGGTTTGACCAAAACGCCAAATTGCCTATGCTCAGCCTTTTGCATGTGGACTGGAAGATGGCTAGTCTTGTATATCATGTAAGAGAGAGCATTTGccatgtttccttccattttggTTCTGGATTTTCTGTGAATTAGCTTGAGTATTATGGCAGATGGGAACTACAAACTtaaacatagtttaaaaaaaagtgtgtatggGACCTAAGTTAATATTTCCCTAAATATTGGAAGTACTTGTATTGAACTTCATTAAGTCAAATGTTCTCTTGGAGATGTGTCTAGAATATCATAAC
The Perognathus longimembris pacificus isolate PPM17 unplaced genomic scaffold, ASM2315922v1 HiC_scaffold_4315, whole genome shotgun sequence DNA segment above includes these coding regions:
- the LOC125344794 gene encoding protein BRAWNIN-like, whose product is MPAGMSWPSYLKMAVASLLAMCASAQVVHSYYRPDLTRPESPPKPGELKTELLGLKERQHKPQVAEQ